The proteins below are encoded in one region of Clostridium estertheticum:
- a CDS encoding VTT domain-containing protein — MNISMNFISGLMHIDKYLILILHQYGILTYVILFLIIFLETGLVVTPFLPGDSMLFAAGALAGLGSMNISTLLVVGYFAALLGDISNYYIGRKIGSNISAKQQVLFIKKEYLKKAQVFYENHGSLTIILARFVPILRTFAPFVAGTLQMSYLKFIPCNMIGDGLWVSLFLGGGYFAGNLSFIKDHFSFALITIIIVSLLPGIVLFFKEKHKKREPNENDIPSTEI, encoded by the coding sequence ATGAATATTTCAATGAATTTTATAAGCGGACTAATGCATATCGATAAATATTTAATTTTAATATTACATCAGTATGGGATATTAACATACGTTATTCTTTTTCTAATTATATTTTTAGAAACAGGCTTAGTTGTTACGCCATTTCTGCCAGGTGACTCAATGTTATTTGCCGCGGGAGCACTAGCAGGACTCGGATCAATGAATATTTCCACTCTTCTAGTTGTAGGATATTTTGCAGCATTACTTGGTGATATTTCTAATTATTATATAGGCAGGAAGATTGGAAGCAATATATCAGCGAAGCAACAGGTACTATTTATTAAAAAGGAATATTTAAAAAAAGCTCAAGTTTTTTATGAAAACCATGGTTCATTAACTATAATACTCGCAAGATTTGTTCCTATACTTAGAACATTTGCCCCTTTTGTGGCTGGGACTTTACAAATGAGTTATCTTAAATTTATTCCTTGCAATATGATTGGTGATGGATTATGGGTAAGTTTATTTTTAGGTGGGGGTTATTTTGCAGGAAATCTATCCTTTATAAAAGATCATTTTTCTTTTGCATTAATAACTATAATAATAGTTTCATTACTACCTGGAATTGTATTGTTTTTTAAAGAGAAGCACAAAAAAAGGGAACCCAATGAAAATGATATCCCTAGTACTGAAATTTAA
- a CDS encoding DMT family transporter, giving the protein MKKGFWFIILSAFLFSTMEIVLKMVSNQFNPIQISFLRFFIGSIMLLPLALKNLRSKKLSLNRKDYSFFILTGFICVVVSMTFYQLAIFYCKASIVAVLFSCNPIFVVTFAFFLIGEKLYKHTIITMGLSIIGMICILNPFNMTISLKGIIFIVISTVTFALYSVICNKKSEKFGGVVLTCFSFLMGSLEMLVLMLITKLSFISKILSDNGLKEFANIPILHGITLSNIPMLAYISIFVTGLGYTFYILAMEETSASTASIVFFIKPALAPILALIILKEAIAANTMIGIAFIVIGSIINFRENNKLARNIIS; this is encoded by the coding sequence ATGAAAAAAGGATTTTGGTTTATTATTCTGTCTGCTTTTCTTTTCAGCACTATGGAAATAGTTTTAAAAATGGTGTCTAATCAATTTAACCCTATACAGATAAGCTTCTTAAGATTTTTTATAGGGTCTATCATGTTACTTCCACTAGCTTTAAAAAATTTAAGGAGTAAAAAGCTTTCTTTAAACAGGAAGGATTATTCATTTTTTATATTAACAGGCTTTATTTGCGTTGTAGTAAGTATGACATTTTACCAACTTGCCATTTTTTATTGTAAGGCATCTATAGTTGCGGTTCTCTTTAGTTGCAATCCTATATTTGTAGTTACTTTCGCTTTCTTTTTAATAGGAGAAAAATTATATAAGCATACTATTATTACAATGGGATTAAGCATAATTGGAATGATATGTATATTGAACCCTTTTAATATGACAATAAGTTTAAAAGGTATAATATTTATTGTTATTTCTACTGTAACATTTGCTTTGTATAGTGTAATATGCAATAAGAAATCCGAAAAATTTGGAGGGGTAGTCTTAACTTGTTTTAGTTTTTTAATGGGTAGCCTTGAAATGTTAGTGCTTATGCTTATTACAAAATTAAGTTTTATATCAAAAATTTTATCAGATAATGGGTTAAAAGAATTCGCGAATATTCCAATATTGCATGGTATAACACTAAGCAATATTCCAATGCTTGCTTATATTAGTATTTTTGTAACTGGGCTTGGTTACACGTTTTATATATTAGCAATGGAAGAGACTTCTGCATCTACTGCATCAATTGTATTTTTTATTAAGCCTGCTTTAGCTCCGATTTTAGCTTTAATAATTCTAAAAGAGGCAATTGCTGCAAACACGATGATAGGAATTGCTTTTATTGTTATTGGGTCAATTATAAATTTTAGAGAGAATAACAAATTGGCTAGAAACATTATTAGCTAA
- a CDS encoding DUF2383 domain-containing protein, whose product MNSENIKNLNFLLESEYMAIDSFEALINHASDINIKTELQNIQRTHKQHTLQISAKIQDLGGRPSGSIGIQGVVAETISNIKHLGATGNTSYLKEALQGEFMAIKTINELIANNSVFSNSSILNNIIKDHQNNIDSLNNIINTSK is encoded by the coding sequence ATGAATAGTGAAAATATTAAAAATTTAAATTTCCTTCTCGAGAGTGAATATATGGCTATTGACAGTTTTGAAGCGTTGATAAACCATGCGAGTGACATAAATATTAAAACTGAATTACAAAATATACAACGAACCCATAAGCAACATACTCTACAAATTTCTGCTAAAATACAAGATCTTGGAGGTAGACCCTCTGGCAGTATTGGAATTCAAGGAGTAGTCGCAGAAACTATATCAAATATAAAACATCTCGGCGCTACAGGTAACACTAGTTATCTTAAGGAAGCCTTGCAAGGTGAGTTCATGGCAATAAAAACTATTAATGAATTAATAGCAAATAATTCAGTATTTAGTAACTCTAGTATTTTAAATAATATAATAAAAGACCATCAAAATAATATTGATTCATTGAATAACATTATTAATACTTCTAAGTAA
- a CDS encoding acyl-CoA dehydrogenase, translating into MNFTLTKEQEFVKQMVSEFALNEVKPIAAEIDVTERFPSETVEKMARYHMMGIPIATKYGGAGGDNLSYIIAVEELSKACATTGVILSAHTSLCAGPIDAFGTEDQKMKYLVPLATGEKLGAFGLTEPNAGTDASGQQTTATLDGDNYILNGSKIFITNGGVADTFVVFAMTDKTKGTRGITAFIVEKDFPGFSIGKHEDKLGIRASSTTELVFENCIVPKENMLGKEGRGFGIAMKTLDGGRIGVAAQALGIAEGALEEATKYMKERKQFGKPLAAFQGLQWMVAELDVKIEAAKLLVYKAAFNKDAGLSYTVEAARAKLFASETAMEVTTKAVQIFGGYGYTKEYPLERMMRDAKITEIYEGTSEVQRMVIAGNLLK; encoded by the coding sequence ATGAATTTTACATTGACGAAGGAACAAGAATTTGTAAAACAGATGGTAAGTGAATTCGCATTAAATGAAGTTAAACCAATAGCTGCGGAAATAGATGTTACAGAAAGATTTCCTAGCGAAACTGTAGAAAAAATGGCTAGATACCATATGATGGGTATTCCAATAGCAACTAAATATGGTGGCGCTGGCGGAGATAATTTATCATATATTATTGCTGTTGAAGAATTATCAAAAGCATGTGCAACAACAGGAGTTATCTTATCAGCTCATACATCATTATGTGCAGGCCCAATAGATGCTTTTGGAACAGAAGATCAAAAAATGAAATATTTAGTACCACTTGCAACTGGCGAAAAATTAGGAGCTTTTGGATTAACTGAGCCTAATGCCGGTACTGATGCTTCAGGGCAACAGACTACAGCAACTTTAGATGGTGATAACTATATATTAAATGGTTCAAAAATATTTATCACAAATGGTGGAGTAGCAGATACATTTGTAGTTTTTGCTATGACAGATAAAACTAAGGGAACAAGAGGAATTACAGCTTTTATAGTTGAAAAAGATTTCCCTGGATTCTCAATAGGTAAACATGAAGATAAATTAGGAATAAGAGCATCATCAACAACTGAGCTTGTATTTGAGAACTGTATAGTTCCAAAAGAAAACATGCTTGGAAAAGAAGGAAGAGGTTTCGGTATTGCAATGAAAACTCTTGATGGTGGAAGAATTGGTGTAGCTGCTCAAGCTCTAGGAATTGCTGAAGGAGCACTAGAAGAAGCTACTAAATATATGAAAGAAAGAAAACAATTTGGAAAACCACTTGCAGCATTCCAAGGACTTCAATGGATGGTTGCAGAACTTGATGTTAAAATTGAAGCTGCTAAACTTTTAGTTTATAAAGCTGCATTTAATAAAGATGCTGGTTTATCATATACAGTAGAAGCTGCAAGAGCAAAATTGTTTGCATCAGAAACTGCTATGGAAGTTACAACAAAAGCTGTTCAAATCTTCGGAGGATATGGATATACTAAAGAATATCCATTAGAAAGAATGATGAGAGATGCTAAGATAACTGAAATATATGAAGGAACTTCAGAAGTTCAAAGAATGGTTATAGCTGGAAATCTATTAAAGTAG
- a CDS encoding electron transfer flavoprotein subunit beta/FixA family protein: MNIVVCLKQVPDTNEVKIDPKTGTLIREGVPSIINPDDKNALEESLRLKDEHGAHVTVISMGPPQAEKALREALAMGADEAILVSDRAFAGADTLATSHALAATLKKLDYDVVFAGRQAIDGDTAQVGPEIAEHLNLAQITYVEKVDVIKGGLKVRRAWEDGYEDIEVKTPVLLTAIKELNEPRYMNIKNIFEMFQNKEVKVWSAADIGADIAILGLKGSPTKVKKSMTKEPKGKGELIQLPAAEAALYAVSKLKENHFI, from the coding sequence ATGAATATAGTTGTATGTTTAAAACAAGTTCCAGATACAAACGAAGTTAAAATAGATCCTAAAACAGGAACCCTTATAAGAGAAGGCGTTCCATCAATAATAAATCCAGATGATAAAAATGCATTAGAAGAATCATTAAGATTAAAAGATGAACATGGTGCGCACGTGACTGTAATTAGCATGGGACCACCTCAAGCAGAAAAAGCATTAAGAGAAGCTTTAGCTATGGGTGCTGATGAAGCAATACTCGTATCAGATCGTGCATTTGCAGGAGCAGATACTTTAGCTACATCACATGCACTTGCTGCAACTTTAAAGAAATTAGACTACGATGTAGTATTTGCTGGAAGACAAGCAATTGATGGAGATACAGCGCAAGTTGGACCTGAAATTGCAGAGCATTTAAATCTTGCACAAATAACATACGTTGAAAAAGTTGACGTAATTAAGGGCGGATTAAAAGTTAGAAGAGCATGGGAAGATGGATATGAAGATATCGAAGTTAAAACTCCTGTTCTTTTAACAGCTATAAAAGAATTAAATGAACCAAGATATATGAACATAAAAAACATTTTTGAAATGTTCCAAAACAAAGAAGTAAAAGTTTGGAGTGCAGCAGATATCGGAGCAGACATAGCTATACTCGGACTTAAAGGTTCACCAACAAAGGTTAAAAAGTCAATGACTAAAGAACCTAAGGGAAAAGGCGAATTAATACAATTACCAGCAGCTGAAGCTGCTTTATATGCAGTTTCAAAATTAAAAGAAAATCACTTTATCTAA
- a CDS encoding electron transfer flavoprotein subunit alpha/FixB family protein: protein MNIADYKGVWVFAEQRDGELQKISFELLGKGREIADKLGEELTAVLLGDKTDDMARELVAFGADKVIVASSPLLGHFTTDAYAKVICDLANERKPGVIFVGATYLGRDLGPRISARLSTGLTADCTSLDIDTENNNLMMTRPAFGGNLMATIVCADHRPQMATIRPGVFEKLARDASRTCPVEKVTVNLKESDIRTKTVDIVKVASVLADIGEANIIVSGGRGVGSKENFALLEKLAATLDGVVGASRAAVENGWIDKAVQVGQTGKTVRPTVYIACGISGAIQHLAGMQDSDFIIAINKDATAPIMKAADVAIAGDFLKVIPEMIAQINTLKNK from the coding sequence ATGAATATAGCAGATTACAAAGGCGTATGGGTCTTCGCTGAACAAAGAGACGGAGAACTTCAAAAAATTTCTTTCGAACTTTTAGGTAAGGGACGAGAAATTGCAGATAAATTAGGAGAAGAGTTAACAGCTGTACTACTTGGCGATAAAACAGATGATATGGCTCGCGAACTTGTAGCATTTGGAGCTGATAAGGTAATAGTTGCGAGTAGTCCACTACTAGGTCATTTTACAACTGATGCATATGCAAAAGTTATATGTGATCTTGCAAATGAGAGAAAACCAGGAGTAATATTTGTTGGAGCAACTTATTTAGGAAGAGATTTAGGACCAAGAATATCAGCAAGACTTTCAACAGGTTTAACTGCTGATTGTACTTCATTAGATATAGATACAGAAAACAATAATTTAATGATGACAAGACCAGCATTTGGTGGAAACCTAATGGCTACTATAGTTTGTGCAGATCATAGACCACAAATGGCTACTATTAGACCAGGAGTTTTCGAAAAATTAGCTAGAGATGCTTCTAGAACTTGCCCAGTTGAAAAAGTTACTGTAAATTTAAAAGAATCAGATATCAGAACTAAAACTGTTGATATTGTAAAAGTTGCTTCAGTTTTAGCCGATATCGGAGAAGCTAATATTATAGTATCTGGTGGTCGTGGAGTTGGAAGTAAAGAAAACTTTGCTTTGCTTGAAAAACTTGCAGCTACTTTAGATGGTGTAGTAGGAGCATCAAGAGCAGCAGTTGAAAATGGTTGGATAGATAAAGCCGTACAAGTAGGTCAAACAGGAAAAACTGTAAGACCAACTGTATATATAGCTTGCGGTATCTCAGGAGCAATTCAGCATTTAGCTGGTATGCAAGATTCTGATTTCATAATAGCTATAAATAAAGATGCAACTGCACCTATCATGAAAGCTGCTGATGTAGCAATAGCTGGAGACTTTTTGAAAGTAATCCCAGAAATGATAGCTCAAATTAATACATTAAAAAATAAATAG
- a CDS encoding sigma-54 interaction domain-containing protein, giving the protein MDFEKDAVEILKTVIDNAYDGIIIIDKNAIITMISKSYCEFMGISEENAIGKPVTDVIQNTRMHIVVQTGVTETAQLQSIKGSYMIATRMPIIKNGEIIGAIGKVLFRNVKELNTLYSKIKTMKKELESYKTQLKQLNTASYSFDDIIGSSEKILAAKSIARKAAQTHSNVLILGESGTGKELFAHAIHLASDRLYAPFVKVNCGAIPTDLLESELFGYEGGAFTGAKKEGKIGKFELADGGTIFLDEIGDMPLHMQVKLLRAIQEKEVEKIGSLGSKKIDIRIIAATNINLEKSMHEGKFRQDLYYRLNVVTITIPSLRERRDDILLIANHLITKIAEDLNKKIVGMSKDSEYFLKNYSWEGNIRELENILERAINVIENSNTICPIDLPDEITGRKQIKPIKSLEETIVEAEKQAIMDALKSTNGNKTKAAKKLEIGRTSLYEKIQKYNIPL; this is encoded by the coding sequence ATGGATTTCGAAAAAGATGCTGTAGAAATATTAAAAACTGTTATAGACAATGCTTATGATGGTATTATCATTATAGATAAAAATGCAATTATAACTATGATTAGCAAATCATATTGTGAATTTATGGGAATTTCAGAAGAAAATGCTATAGGGAAACCTGTTACTGATGTTATTCAAAATACAAGGATGCATATTGTTGTACAAACAGGGGTTACAGAAACTGCTCAGCTACAATCTATAAAAGGAAGCTACATGATAGCCACTAGAATGCCTATAATTAAAAACGGAGAAATAATCGGTGCCATTGGCAAAGTATTATTTAGAAATGTAAAAGAACTAAATACCCTTTATAGTAAAATTAAAACTATGAAAAAGGAACTTGAATCCTATAAAACTCAGTTAAAACAGTTAAATACTGCAAGTTATTCCTTTGACGACATAATAGGTTCAAGTGAAAAGATATTGGCAGCTAAATCTATCGCCCGAAAGGCTGCTCAAACACATTCTAATGTGCTTATACTTGGTGAGAGTGGTACAGGGAAGGAACTATTTGCCCATGCAATACATTTAGCTAGTGATCGATTGTATGCACCTTTTGTAAAGGTAAACTGTGGAGCTATTCCGACTGATTTATTAGAATCTGAGCTTTTTGGTTACGAAGGTGGTGCATTTACAGGTGCTAAAAAAGAAGGTAAAATCGGAAAATTTGAATTAGCTGATGGTGGAACAATATTTTTGGATGAAATAGGAGATATGCCTCTTCATATGCAAGTTAAACTACTAAGGGCAATTCAAGAAAAAGAAGTTGAAAAAATTGGTTCATTAGGAAGTAAAAAAATTGATATTCGTATAATTGCTGCAACAAATATAAACTTAGAAAAATCTATGCATGAAGGTAAGTTTAGGCAAGATCTTTATTATAGATTAAATGTAGTGACTATTACTATTCCTTCTCTTCGTGAAAGACGTGATGATATCTTACTTATTGCAAATCACCTTATCACAAAAATTGCTGAAGATTTGAATAAGAAAATTGTAGGTATGTCTAAGGATTCAGAATATTTTCTAAAAAATTATTCATGGGAAGGAAATATAAGGGAACTTGAGAATATATTAGAAAGGGCAATTAACGTAATAGAAAATAGTAATACTATATGCCCTATAGATCTACCTGATGAAATTACAGGAAGAAAACAGATTAAACCTATTAAAAGTCTTGAAGAAACTATAGTAGAAGCAGAAAAGCAAGCTATTATGGATGCACTTAAATCAACCAATGGAAATAAAACTAAGGCTGCTAAAAAACTTGAAATTGGAAGAACAAGTTTATATGAAAAAATTCAAAAATATAATATACCTTTATAA
- a CDS encoding acyl CoA:acetate/3-ketoacid CoA transferase, producing MKKTMSSYDAITLIKNGDTVAIGGFVGSGHPEELTIEINKSFAQSGSPNNLTLVYSAGQGDSKDKGLNRLGVEGLVSKVIGGHWGLSPKLSNLAIENKIQAYNLPQGVISNLYRDIASGKPGTITHVGLKTFVDPRIDGGKLNDITKEDIVKVIEIDNKEYLFYKTFPINVALIRATYADESGNATMEKEAVTLDVLSMAQAAKNSGGIVILQVEKVVSNGTLDPRKVKIPGILVDAIVISKPENHMQTYGEQYNPSYNGEIRMAVDDIPGLKLDERKIISRRAAMELIPNAVTNLGIGVPEGISMVANEEGIGSDMKLTLESGPIGGIPAGGLSFGAAINPEMILDQTSQFDFYDGGGLDVAFLGLAQCDESGNINVSKFGPKIAGCGGFINITQNSKKVVFCGAFTAGGLKIEVQDGKLNIIKEGKFNKFIKTVEQITFSGEYAVDVSQPVLYITERAVFELSRKGVVLTEIAPGIDLEKDILAHMDFMPVISSNLKFMDERIFEEKIMGLKVS from the coding sequence ATGAAAAAAACTATGTCTAGTTATGACGCAATCACTTTAATTAAAAATGGTGACACCGTTGCAATTGGAGGATTTGTCGGTTCAGGTCACCCCGAAGAATTAACCATAGAAATTAATAAATCTTTTGCCCAAAGCGGAAGTCCTAATAATTTAACTTTGGTGTACTCAGCTGGACAAGGAGACTCAAAAGACAAAGGTTTAAATCGTCTTGGCGTAGAAGGATTAGTTTCAAAAGTAATAGGTGGTCACTGGGGGCTTTCTCCCAAACTTTCAAATCTTGCTATTGAAAATAAAATTCAAGCTTATAATCTTCCTCAAGGTGTAATTTCTAATCTTTATAGAGATATAGCATCAGGTAAACCAGGAACTATTACTCATGTTGGTTTAAAAACTTTTGTAGATCCGAGAATCGACGGCGGTAAGTTAAACGATATCACAAAAGAAGATATAGTTAAGGTTATTGAAATTGATAATAAGGAATACTTGTTTTATAAGACTTTCCCTATAAATGTGGCACTTATTCGTGCTACTTATGCTGATGAAAGTGGCAATGCCACTATGGAAAAAGAAGCCGTAACATTAGATGTTCTTTCCATGGCACAAGCTGCTAAAAATTCTGGTGGAATTGTAATCCTTCAGGTTGAAAAAGTTGTATCAAATGGCACTCTAGATCCAAGAAAAGTTAAAATTCCAGGAATACTTGTTGATGCCATTGTAATTTCAAAACCTGAAAATCATATGCAAACATATGGGGAGCAATACAATCCATCATATAATGGTGAAATAAGAATGGCAGTTGATGATATTCCAGGTTTAAAGCTAGATGAGCGAAAAATAATATCTAGAAGGGCAGCTATGGAACTTATACCCAATGCTGTAACTAACCTTGGAATAGGAGTACCTGAGGGTATTTCTATGGTCGCAAATGAAGAGGGTATTGGTAGTGATATGAAACTTACTTTGGAATCAGGCCCTATAGGTGGAATCCCTGCAGGTGGATTAAGTTTCGGAGCTGCAATAAATCCTGAAATGATCCTTGATCAAACTAGTCAATTTGATTTTTACGATGGCGGTGGTCTTGATGTAGCTTTCCTCGGTCTTGCTCAATGCGACGAATCAGGAAATATTAATGTAAGCAAATTTGGTCCTAAAATTGCAGGTTGTGGTGGGTTTATCAATATAACTCAAAACTCTAAAAAAGTTGTTTTCTGTGGTGCTTTTACTGCGGGTGGTTTAAAAATTGAAGTACAAGATGGAAAGTTAAATATAATTAAAGAAGGTAAATTCAACAAATTTATTAAAACTGTTGAGCAAATAACCTTTAGCGGTGAGTATGCTGTAGATGTCTCCCAACCAGTATTGTATATTACTGAAAGAGCTGTTTTTGAACTTAGCCGCAAAGGTGTAGTACTTACTGAAATTGCCCCGGGGATTGATCTTGAAAAGGATATTTTGGCACATATGGATTTCATGCCAGTAATTTCATCAAATTTAAAATTTATGGATGAAAGAATTTTCGAGGAAAAAATCATGGGATTAAAAGTTTCATAA
- a CDS encoding MaoC family dehydratase → MKGLTMKELNIGDKDSFEKTISESDVYLYAGITGDLNPAHINQREAETTMFKGRIAHGMLTAGFVSAVLGMKLPGPGTIYLGQELRFTAPVRFGDTIKAEVVVIEKKEEKNIMKLSTICTNQDGVVVLKGVATVMPPK, encoded by the coding sequence ATGAAAGGTTTAACAATGAAGGAACTAAATATTGGTGATAAAGATTCTTTTGAAAAAACTATAAGCGAATCTGATGTATATCTTTATGCTGGAATAACTGGTGACTTAAATCCGGCTCACATAAATCAAAGAGAAGCTGAAACAACAATGTTCAAAGGTAGAATTGCCCACGGCATGTTAACAGCTGGTTTCGTATCCGCCGTACTTGGCATGAAATTACCTGGACCAGGCACTATTTATCTAGGTCAAGAACTCAGATTTACAGCACCAGTTAGATTTGGAGATACTATAAAAGCCGAAGTTGTAGTTATAGAAAAAAAGGAAGAAAAAAATATTATGAAATTAAGTACAATATGTACTAATCAAGATGGAGTTGTTGTTCTTAAAGGTGTTGCAACTGTTATGCCACCTAAATAA
- a CDS encoding acyl CoA:acetate/3-ketoacid CoA transferase: MNKIMSSYDAIALIKNGDTVAVGGFIGCGHPEELTIKINESFLEKGLPNNLTLVYAAGQGDSKDKGLNRLGVEGLVSKVIGGHWGLAPKLVKLAIENKIQAYNLPQGVISHLYRDIAAGKPGTITHVGLKTFVDPRIDGGKLNDITKEDIVKVIEIDNKEYLFYKAFPINVTLLRASYADEFGNATMEKEAVTLDGLSMAQAAKNSGGIVILQVEKIVANGTLDPRKVKIPGILVDAIVISKPENHMQTYAEQYNPSYNGEIKMALTNIPGLKLDERKIISRRAAMELIPNAITNLGIGVPEGISMVANEEGIGSDLKVTLESGPIGGIPAGGLSFGASINPESILDQSNQFDFYDGGGLDIAFLGLAQCDETGNINVSKFGPKIAGCGGFINITQNSKKVVFCGTFTAGGLKIEILDGKLNIIQEGRSNKFVKNVEQITFSGEYAVDVSQPVLYITERAVFRLTKEGVTLEEIAPGVDLQKDILDKMNFTPIISKNLKLMDLRIFNEGIIGLKLAN, from the coding sequence ATGAATAAAATTATGTCTAGTTATGACGCGATTGCTTTAATCAAAAATGGAGATACTGTTGCGGTTGGAGGATTTATCGGTTGCGGTCACCCTGAAGAATTAACAATAAAAATCAATGAATCTTTTCTTGAAAAAGGACTTCCTAATAACTTAACTTTAGTATATGCAGCTGGGCAAGGAGACTCAAAAGATAAGGGTTTAAATCGTCTTGGCGTGGAGGGTTTAGTTTCAAAGGTAATAGGTGGTCACTGGGGACTCGCTCCCAAACTTGTAAAACTAGCTATTGAAAATAAAATTCAGGCTTATAATCTTCCTCAAGGTGTAATATCTCACCTATATCGAGATATTGCAGCAGGTAAACCTGGAACTATAACTCATGTTGGCTTAAAAACTTTTGTTGATCCTAGAATTGACGGGGGCAAGTTAAACGATATCACGAAAGAAGACATAGTTAAGGTTATAGAAATTGATAATAAGGAATATTTGTTTTATAAAGCTTTCCCTATAAATGTGACACTTCTTAGGGCTTCTTATGCTGATGAGTTTGGGAATGCCACTATGGAAAAAGAAGCGGTAACACTTGATGGTTTATCTATGGCTCAAGCAGCTAAAAATTCTGGTGGGATTGTAATACTTCAAGTTGAGAAAATTGTAGCAAATGGCACCCTTGATCCAAGAAAAGTTAAAATCCCAGGAATACTTGTGGATGCTATTGTGATTTCAAAACCTGAAAATCATATGCAAACCTATGCAGAGCAATATAATCCATCTTATAACGGTGAAATAAAAATGGCACTTACTAATATCCCTGGACTTAAACTAGATGAACGAAAAATAATATCAAGAAGAGCTGCAATGGAACTTATTCCCAATGCTATTACTAATCTTGGAATAGGTGTACCTGAAGGAATATCAATGGTAGCAAACGAAGAAGGAATTGGGAGTGATCTTAAAGTTACTTTGGAGTCAGGCCCAATAGGTGGAATCCCCGCAGGTGGATTAAGTTTTGGAGCTTCAATAAATCCTGAAAGCATACTAGATCAAAGTAACCAATTTGATTTCTATGATGGTGGTGGACTTGATATAGCATTCCTAGGTCTTGCTCAATGCGACGAAACCGGGAACATTAATGTAAGTAAATTTGGGCCTAAAATCGCAGGTTGTGGTGGTTTTATTAATATAACTCAAAACTCTAAAAAAGTTGTTTTCTGTGGGACTTTTACAGCAGGTGGCTTAAAAATTGAAATTCTTGATGGAAAATTAAACATAATTCAAGAAGGTAGATCTAACAAATTTGTTAAAAATGTTGAACAAATCACTTTTAGTGGAGAATATGCCGTAGATGTCTCCCAACCAGTTTTATACATTACCGAAAGAGCAGTTTTTAGATTAACTAAAGAAGGCGTTACTTTAGAGGAAATCGCTCCTGGTGTTGATCTTCAAAAGGATATTTTAGATAAAATGAATTTTACTCCAATTATATCTAAAAACCTAAAACTAATGGATTTGAGAATATTTAATGAAGGTATTATAGGTCTTAAATTAGCCAATTAA